In Candidatus Zixiibacteriota bacterium, a single window of DNA contains:
- a CDS encoding M64 family metallo-endopeptidase, translating into MKTLRFLIVILGLVLIFGPELMAFTLEQIDPYPLDGTRKVPDFTGNPGDSITLGTDEIIDILMLCDGYLAADADSFFARCTTLYNNIMVVRPYTYYKQAFRVRALFEESTARCDGPEDSLRNSYYAVKLDSDRKTSSSGWTSGSTGKDSVFRARLYQSIDDLPAPKVTTRHPSTLDNSVDGSNLISAMASTYENLYICMFLRKGDGTDSTVSGRAFRVKDLTTDKYIKIGMGTNEIHEFGHTFGYLRDEYIDNRDAASTGSNPHDDSLSIFNLSNYAYSKRRNEQLWQHLAPGSQYNPDVFSLVGNLFKGGVNEDSVWHSEYKCLMNGGHVNYVCNDEAGEPEIDLRDKRHMCFWCEELVAVRIMQRTGQFGTSSSASVNDSGIAWWSNWVSTGRDQYFTYFDIPGRIEQRNKCYGLWDGEGCNSCEGACDEDDLPDCLPNCGIRENGYAIYIDEGSGSDTDEGTKEEPKGTLDHAIVTANATLSDAKLVLVKPGTYSGSWFWDTPVTITTEGCDTVVIGK; encoded by the coding sequence ATGAAAACGCTTCGATTTCTTATTGTGATCCTGGGATTAGTCTTGATCTTCGGGCCGGAACTGATGGCCTTCACGCTCGAGCAGATTGATCCTTACCCCCTGGACGGTACGCGTAAAGTACCCGACTTTACAGGCAACCCGGGTGATTCCATTACCCTTGGCACCGATGAGATAATAGACATCCTGATGTTGTGCGATGGATACCTGGCCGCCGACGCTGATTCCTTCTTCGCTCGATGTACCACATTGTACAACAATATTATGGTTGTCAGACCCTACACTTATTACAAACAGGCGTTCCGCGTCCGGGCTCTGTTTGAGGAATCGACGGCTCGGTGTGACGGTCCGGAGGACTCCCTTAGGAATTCTTACTATGCGGTAAAACTGGACTCTGACCGTAAGACTTCATCGAGCGGCTGGACTTCAGGTAGCACGGGTAAGGATAGTGTCTTTCGGGCGAGATTGTATCAGTCCATCGATGACTTGCCGGCGCCAAAGGTGACCACACGGCATCCCTCGACCCTGGACAACTCAGTCGACGGCAGTAACCTGATCAGCGCCATGGCCAGCACTTACGAGAATCTGTATATCTGCATGTTCTTACGAAAAGGCGACGGTACGGACAGTACGGTTAGCGGACGAGCTTTTCGGGTAAAGGATCTGACGACCGATAAGTATATCAAAATCGGTATGGGCACCAACGAGATACATGAATTTGGACACACCTTTGGCTATCTGAGGGATGAGTACATTGACAATCGCGACGCCGCATCTACCGGGAGTAATCCCCACGATGACAGCCTGTCGATCTTCAACCTATCCAACTACGCCTACAGCAAGAGGCGCAACGAACAGTTGTGGCAGCATCTCGCCCCCGGAAGTCAGTACAATCCCGATGTCTTTTCCCTCGTCGGAAATCTTTTCAAGGGAGGTGTGAACGAGGATAGTGTCTGGCACTCCGAATACAAGTGCCTCATGAACGGCGGACATGTGAATTATGTCTGCAACGATGAAGCCGGTGAACCTGAAATTGACCTGCGCGACAAGCGACACATGTGCTTTTGGTGCGAGGAACTGGTGGCAGTGCGAATAATGCAGCGGACCGGCCAATTCGGGACTTCTTCATCGGCGAGCGTCAATGATTCCGGTATCGCCTGGTGGTCCAACTGGGTTTCGACCGGGCGGGATCAGTACTTTACTTACTTCGATATTCCGGGCCGGATCGAACAGCGGAACAAATGCTACGGGCTGTGGGACGGTGAGGGTTGCAACAGTTGTGAAGGCGCCTGTGATGAAGACGACCTTCCGGACTGTCTGCCGAATTGCGGTATCCGCGAGAACGGCTATGCCATCTATATCGATGAAGGGAGCGGCTCTGACACCGATGAAGGCACCAAAGAAGAGCCAAAGGGAACCTTGGATCATGCGATCGTCACGGCCAACGCTACCCTTAGTGATGCCAAGCTGGTGCTGGTCAAACCAGGAACCTACTCTGGATCGTGGTTTTGGGATACACCGGTGACAATCACCACCGAAGGATGTGATACCGTCGTGATCGGAAAGTAG